The following coding sequences are from one Comamonas koreensis window:
- a CDS encoding SIR2 family protein → MVLFKRNDLISRIKFAISENIKITLIVGAPISYDYGNKKGVSDVSRVIDRIRREFSQDPLALEALKQKMERPDSNPYQEAFEHVLGLRGARHANLLIKQSVLEAYSGPDLHDNSESYDPAHWYLPPAVNAIGKILALKPELFGNRVITTNFDPLIEIGIKRAGGVSFSSFYHRDGNPSATEAEGVNVIHLHGFWRGSDTLHTPHQLRQNRPQLKNYLSEVFRTTLVLVVAYGGWDDVVGSAIESVVMDDASEHEFLWAFKSDDFHHLEMAESKLLTRLRPGMDRGRVQLYGDVDCHEVFPMLADVLIPDVPKVEDKSVCVVSEKEILSPREKEMVKLVGIPRERRVDATPRIDDFVGRTSEIEKLTAAKATVICLTGLGGLGKSALAAKLLSNLSDDYFKDWRDCREESNTAQTALSLFIERISNGKVLAESLSQASAINLADLIIEYSQNRKIALVLDNIDTYIDIEGQAPLGVIGGICNRLLDAKCQVKIILTCRPKVEVAHGRFFSFSLPGLDEASVKVLFANKSGGHQLSDEECSDLMRLTEAHPLYVSMLAAQLLSNDRKLPSILQEVESSKSDVPAMILRSTYKLLSDEQKKFLRIFAELERPESEDVLEDVTGLRYNKLSKLLKRLRDLNIIQERRDLNDKTLVDLHPLVKQFLRREYPQKDRETFISQIIVYFNKKLAYVTNLLGKEQIPNSVLELWIHKIEVLCNQNDWNMAVSDLLRIGDELERAGLIEDFVRLGQKILASVEWLTAVDEIKDLRKLISNVCHQLSHMGEHAQVRTLMDNYVASVGKRGADMVNMNEILAFDAWINEDYKKAIYFAEESVELLKNIDFSPPSSPGYTLALAQRDNGDVEAALQYLLEGLTVTEALSVESGKGAEFYGNVGRCFYLNNDMPMALKFYQLSGREMSKKMSSFHNVGWLRFWVAEAMHKLGRTKESFSFACAAKHIWSGGSLVLELRSDSFIDELRNSGILSEVDLIPEWQAERIFNAWLASDLA, encoded by the coding sequence ATGGTTTTGTTTAAGCGAAATGATCTTATTAGTCGAATTAAATTTGCTATTTCTGAAAATATAAAAATAACTTTAATAGTTGGAGCACCTATTTCTTATGACTATGGAAATAAAAAGGGCGTATCCGATGTGTCACGGGTAATAGATCGTATTAGACGCGAATTTTCTCAGGATCCTTTGGCATTGGAAGCATTGAAGCAAAAGATGGAGAGGCCTGATTCCAATCCCTACCAAGAGGCATTTGAGCATGTTCTTGGATTGCGTGGAGCACGACATGCAAATCTACTAATTAAGCAATCAGTTTTGGAGGCCTATTCTGGACCAGATTTACACGATAATTCGGAATCATATGATCCCGCCCATTGGTATTTGCCACCAGCAGTAAACGCGATTGGTAAAATACTTGCGCTGAAGCCTGAATTGTTTGGGAATAGAGTAATCACCACTAATTTCGACCCGCTTATAGAAATTGGAATAAAAAGAGCAGGTGGGGTGAGCTTCTCATCTTTCTATCATCGCGACGGGAACCCATCAGCAACCGAAGCTGAAGGAGTTAATGTAATTCATTTGCATGGCTTCTGGCGAGGGTCTGATACATTACATACACCTCACCAACTTCGACAAAATAGACCACAGCTAAAAAACTATCTTTCCGAAGTATTCAGAACGACTTTAGTTCTAGTCGTGGCTTATGGAGGTTGGGATGATGTTGTAGGGAGCGCAATTGAAAGCGTGGTGATGGATGATGCATCTGAGCATGAATTTCTCTGGGCATTTAAGTCAGATGATTTCCATCATTTAGAAATGGCTGAAAGTAAATTGCTAACACGCTTGAGACCCGGAATGGATCGTGGGAGAGTTCAGCTGTATGGTGATGTTGACTGCCATGAAGTATTTCCAATGTTGGCAGATGTTCTGATTCCTGATGTCCCAAAAGTTGAGGATAAAAGCGTATGTGTGGTGAGTGAAAAAGAAATTTTGTCACCAAGAGAAAAGGAAATGGTAAAGCTTGTTGGAATACCTCGCGAGCGTCGTGTAGATGCAACTCCTCGGATAGATGATTTCGTGGGAAGAACGAGCGAAATAGAGAAATTAACAGCGGCTAAGGCGACAGTAATTTGTTTGACAGGCCTAGGCGGTCTTGGTAAATCAGCGCTTGCTGCGAAACTTTTATCGAATTTAAGCGATGATTATTTCAAAGATTGGCGGGATTGTAGAGAGGAAAGTAACACCGCGCAAACCGCATTGTCTCTTTTTATTGAGAGAATATCGAATGGTAAGGTTTTGGCGGAATCATTAAGCCAGGCGTCTGCAATAAATCTTGCAGATCTAATAATTGAATACAGTCAGAATCGAAAAATTGCACTAGTTTTAGATAATATTGATACCTATATCGATATCGAGGGGCAGGCACCCTTAGGCGTTATTGGAGGAATTTGCAATCGTCTGCTCGATGCTAAGTGTCAGGTGAAAATAATTCTGACTTGTCGGCCTAAAGTTGAAGTTGCACATGGTAGATTTTTTAGCTTTTCTTTACCTGGACTTGATGAAGCATCCGTCAAAGTGCTCTTTGCAAACAAAAGTGGTGGCCACCAACTCTCTGATGAGGAGTGTAGTGATCTAATGCGGTTGACTGAGGCGCACCCTCTGTATGTTTCCATGCTTGCAGCCCAACTCCTTAGCAATGACCGGAAACTTCCATCAATACTTCAAGAAGTAGAGTCCTCAAAATCTGATGTGCCCGCGATGATTCTCCGATCTACTTATAAGCTTCTTTCGGATGAGCAGAAAAAATTCTTACGAATATTCGCGGAGCTAGAACGGCCGGAGTCGGAAGATGTCCTTGAAGACGTTACGGGTCTCAGATACAACAAGCTATCAAAGCTTCTCAAGAGACTTAGAGATTTAAATATTATTCAAGAGCGCAGAGATCTCAATGATAAAACGCTGGTGGATTTACATCCGTTGGTCAAACAGTTTCTTCGTCGAGAGTATCCGCAAAAGGATCGTGAGACCTTTATATCGCAGATAATTGTATACTTTAATAAAAAACTTGCTTACGTTACAAATCTTTTGGGTAAAGAGCAAATTCCTAATTCGGTATTGGAGCTTTGGATTCACAAGATAGAGGTGTTATGCAATCAAAATGATTGGAATATGGCTGTATCTGATCTGCTGCGCATCGGAGATGAATTGGAGCGTGCTGGTCTAATAGAGGATTTTGTAAGGTTAGGTCAAAAGATTCTTGCTAGCGTGGAATGGCTTACTGCAGTTGATGAGATAAAGGACTTGCGAAAGCTAATCAGTAATGTCTGTCATCAGCTATCTCACATGGGTGAGCACGCACAAGTTCGGACATTGATGGATAATTATGTGGCGTCTGTTGGGAAACGTGGTGCAGACATGGTCAATATGAATGAAATATTGGCTTTCGATGCATGGATAAATGAAGATTACAAAAAAGCTATTTACTTCGCAGAGGAGTCTGTTGAATTATTGAAAAATATTGATTTTTCGCCTCCATCCTCACCTGGGTATACGCTTGCGCTCGCGCAACGTGATAACGGTGATGTTGAGGCCGCGTTGCAATATTTATTGGAAGGGCTCACTGTAACTGAGGCACTGAGTGTTGAAAGTGGTAAGGGAGCCGAATTTTATGGTAATGTAGGTAGATGTTTTTATTTGAATAATGATATGCCCATGGCTCTCAAATTCTATCAACTTAGTGGCCGAGAAATGTCAAAGAAAATGTCGAGCTTTCATAACGTTGGATGGTTAAGATTCTGGGTGGCGGAAGCAATGCATAAGCTAGGTCGAACGAAAGAGTCATTCTCTTTTGCATGTGCTGCAAAACATATTTGGTCAGGGGGGTCTTTGGTTTTGGAGCTGAGATCCGATAGTTTCATTGATGAATTGAGAAATTCGGGAATTCTTTCGGAAGTGGATCTAATTCCTGAATGGCAAGCAGAGCGTATTTTTAATGCGTGGCTTGCCAGTGATTTGGCATAA
- a CDS encoding ligase-associated DNA damage response exonuclease codes for MLAASASANAPPADVITLTDKGLYCAAGDFFIDAWKPVHRTLVTHGHSDHAHVGMGEYYCSTTSESILRWRLGEQNIHALPFGQTITMGEVQVSLHPAGHILGSAQVRVQQGNAVWVFTGDFKREPDPTCEAFELLRCDTLICEATFAYPVYAWPTMAHEVERIERWVAHCKEQGKAAVLYAYSLGKAQRVLAGLAGKLDAPVLLHGAMARGTDIYRQAGIALAATEMVADVPTDTDFAGRMVLAPPSAQDSAWLKRFKQVEQGFASGWMLLRGNRRRRNMQRGFVISDHADWQELVDTVTESGAQRVLATHGNTDALIPYLQSLGIQAERLRTAYGDEEEAAE; via the coding sequence ATGCTCGCTGCTTCTGCATCTGCCAACGCCCCACCCGCTGACGTCATCACCCTGACCGACAAAGGTCTGTACTGCGCGGCTGGGGATTTTTTTATTGATGCCTGGAAGCCGGTACACCGCACTTTGGTCACCCACGGCCACTCGGACCATGCCCATGTGGGGATGGGCGAGTACTACTGCAGTACGACCAGCGAATCAATTTTGCGCTGGCGGCTCGGGGAGCAGAACATCCATGCGCTGCCGTTTGGGCAGACGATCACGATGGGGGAGGTGCAGGTATCGCTGCACCCGGCGGGGCATATCCTCGGCTCGGCCCAGGTGCGGGTGCAGCAGGGCAATGCGGTGTGGGTGTTCACGGGCGACTTCAAGCGCGAGCCTGACCCGACCTGCGAGGCGTTTGAGCTGCTGCGCTGCGATACCCTGATTTGCGAGGCGACCTTTGCCTACCCGGTGTACGCCTGGCCCACGATGGCCCATGAGGTGGAGCGCATAGAGCGCTGGGTGGCGCATTGCAAGGAGCAAGGCAAGGCGGCAGTGCTGTATGCCTACAGCCTGGGCAAGGCCCAGCGGGTGCTGGCGGGCTTGGCTGGCAAGCTGGATGCGCCCGTATTGCTGCATGGCGCGATGGCGCGCGGCACCGATATTTACCGGCAGGCAGGCATTGCGCTGGCCGCTACCGAGATGGTGGCCGATGTGCCCACCGATACCGATTTTGCTGGCCGCATGGTGCTGGCTCCACCTTCTGCGCAAGATTCCGCCTGGCTCAAGCGCTTTAAACAGGTGGAGCAGGGCTTTGCCTCGGGCTGGATGCTGCTGCGCGGCAACCGGCGGCGTCGCAATATGCAGCGCGGCTTTGTCATATCGGACCATGCCGATTGGCAGGAACTCGTCGACACGGTTACCGAGAGCGGCGCTCAGCGCGTGCTGGCTACCCATGGCAATACCGATGCGCTGATCCCCTACCTGCAGAGCCTGGGCATACAGGCAGAGCGCCTGCGTACCGCCTATGGCGATGAAGAGGAGGCGGCCGAATGA
- a CDS encoding FadR/GntR family transcriptional regulator, with amino-acid sequence MPISFTPVKAANSLADQVAQALEASIRQGQMQPGDRLPTELLLVAQFGVSRTVVREALSRLKSSGLVASRQGSGVFVQAPRAEPLDLEKGHAASQEAVIQIVEVRRALEAEVAELAAARRSTADLRRIRAGVKALAKAVADGQDGVAEDVALHRVIAQASGNPFLLSTLDYLSQVLAGATRITRANEARRQDFAAAVTQEHARIVEAIEAGDPAAARAAATAHMNNAINRIRQADPAFWRQDGERLARVLLKKI; translated from the coding sequence ATGCCGATCTCCTTCACGCCCGTCAAGGCCGCCAACTCCCTCGCCGACCAAGTGGCCCAGGCGCTGGAGGCCAGTATTCGGCAAGGGCAAATGCAACCGGGCGACCGCCTGCCCACAGAGCTGTTGTTGGTGGCGCAGTTTGGCGTGAGCCGAACAGTGGTGCGCGAGGCCTTGTCCCGCCTCAAATCCAGCGGCCTGGTCGCCTCCCGCCAAGGCAGCGGCGTTTTTGTACAAGCGCCTAGGGCCGAACCGCTCGATCTGGAAAAAGGCCATGCCGCCTCACAAGAGGCCGTTATCCAAATCGTAGAAGTGCGCCGCGCGTTAGAGGCCGAAGTGGCAGAACTAGCGGCCGCCCGCCGCAGCACCGCCGATCTGCGCCGCATCCGCGCTGGCGTCAAGGCCCTTGCCAAAGCCGTGGCCGACGGCCAAGACGGCGTAGCCGAAGACGTCGCCCTGCACCGCGTCATCGCCCAGGCCTCCGGCAACCCCTTTCTGCTCAGTACCTTGGATTACCTGTCGCAGGTGCTGGCGGGCGCCACCCGCATCACGCGAGCTAATGAGGCGCGGCGGCAGGACTTTGCGGCTGCTGTGACGCAAGAGCATGCGCGGATTGTGGAGGCGATTGAGGCGGGGGACCCGGCGGCTGCGCGAGCGGCAGCGACTGCGCATATGAATAACGCGATTAACCGGATCCGGCAGGCGGATCCGGCGTTTTGGCGGCAGGATGGCGAGAGGTTGGCTCGGGTGTTGTTGAAAAAAATTTAG